In Rhodobacteraceae bacterium LMO-JJ12, a single window of DNA contains:
- the rimK gene encoding 30S ribosomal protein S6--L-glutamate ligase has product MKIAMLARNAELYTHKRLKEAAEERGHRLDIINTLRCYMNIASRRPEVYYNGEKLEGYDAVIPRIGASVTFYGMAVLRQFEMQGVYPLNESVAIGRSRDKLRSMQLLARDGIGLPVTTFAHDPKQTEEVLELAGGAPVVIKLLEGTQGIGVVLADTKRSAKSVVEAFRGAGINILLQEFIKEAGGTDIRAIVVGKRVVAAMKRTGAAGDFRSNLHRGGSAELIKLSPEERSTALRAAKSMGLNVCGVDMLRSNHGPVVMEVNSSPGLEGVEKATGLDIAGKIIEYIEKNAKPNATRTKGQG; this is encoded by the coding sequence GTGAAGATTGCAATGCTTGCGCGAAACGCAGAACTTTACACCCACAAACGGCTGAAAGAAGCGGCAGAAGAGCGCGGGCATCGGCTTGATATCATCAACACCCTGCGGTGTTACATGAACATCGCCTCGCGTCGTCCCGAGGTCTATTACAATGGTGAAAAGCTGGAAGGGTATGATGCGGTGATCCCGCGTATAGGGGCGTCTGTCACCTTTTATGGCATGGCGGTATTGCGGCAATTCGAGATGCAGGGGGTCTATCCGCTGAATGAAAGCGTGGCGATTGGGCGTTCGCGCGACAAGCTGCGCTCAATGCAATTGCTGGCGCGCGATGGCATCGGCCTGCCGGTGACGACTTTTGCCCACGACCCTAAACAGACCGAAGAGGTTCTGGAGCTTGCGGGCGGCGCGCCGGTGGTGATCAAGCTGCTGGAAGGCACGCAAGGCATCGGTGTGGTTCTGGCGGACACCAAACGCTCGGCAAAATCCGTGGTTGAGGCGTTTCGCGGGGCGGGAATCAACATCCTGCTTCAGGAATTCATCAAGGAAGCCGGGGGCACAGATATTCGAGCCATCGTTGTTGGCAAGCGGGTTGTGGCGGCGATGAAACGGACCGGCGCGGCGGGGGATTTCCGTTCGAACCTGCATCGTGGCGGGTCAGCGGAACTGATCAAGCTGTCTCCGGAGGAACGTTCAACTGCTCTGAGGGCGGCAAAATCCATGGGTTTGAATGTGTGTGGTGTCGATATGCTGAGATCGAACCACGGGCCGGTGGTGATGGAGGTGAATTCTTCGCCGGGGCTGGAAGGGGTCGAAAAGGCAACCGGTCTGGATATCGCGGGCAAGATCATTGAGTATATCGAGAAGAACGCCAAGCCCAACGCAACCCGCACCAAAGGCCAGGGATGA
- a CDS encoding RimK/LysX family protein, translating into MTNRLSHPATPLTVIGWHECISLPELGLKDFAVKVDTGAKTTALHADDIETFTKRGKEWVRFRCPEIPGTPPRICEFPVFTKRDITNTSGTPETRIVIRTPMIISGRKWKIDISLTDRGTMRFPLILGRRALRNRQIVVHPGRSYLVSKKPHFKE; encoded by the coding sequence ATGACCAACCGCCTATCGCATCCCGCAACGCCGCTTACGGTGATTGGCTGGCATGAATGCATCAGCCTGCCGGAGCTGGGCCTAAAGGACTTTGCCGTGAAGGTGGATACCGGGGCGAAGACGACGGCGTTGCATGCCGATGATATTGAGACGTTCACCAAGCGGGGAAAGGAATGGGTGCGGTTTCGCTGTCCCGAAATCCCCGGAACGCCGCCGCGCATCTGTGAATTTCCGGTTTTTACCAAACGCGATATCACCAATACCAGCGGCACGCCGGAAACCCGTATCGTTATCCGCACGCCCATGATAATCTCGGGGCGAAAATGGAAGATCGACATCTCGTTGACCGACCGTGGCACCATGCGATTCCCACTCATTCTGGGGCGACGCGCCCTGAGAAACCGACAGATCGTCGTCCATCCGGGACGCTCTTATCTCGTCAGCAAGAAACCCCATTTCAAGGAGTAG
- a CDS encoding GNAT family N-acetyltransferase — protein MESKDVLIRPFFEETDLKKLSDIWFEASLKAHSFIGEPRLIEQRQMIEEEYLPNAETSVACLNEEVVGFISLLGSFIGGIFIAPDRQGFGVGRKLIAHTLARKGELSLEVYTANEQAVRFYRALGFNEVSRRDVDDFGFPFPNATLRLRG, from the coding sequence ATCCGGCCCTTTTTCGAGGAAACGGATTTGAAAAAACTATCCGATATCTGGTTTGAAGCCTCCTTGAAGGCGCATTCGTTCATTGGTGAGCCGAGGCTGATCGAACAACGCCAGATGATCGAAGAGGAATATCTGCCGAATGCAGAAACTTCGGTTGCCTGCCTCAACGAGGAAGTTGTCGGCTTCATCAGCCTCTTGGGCAGCTTCATCGGGGGGATATTCATCGCGCCGGACCGGCAGGGCTTCGGCGTTGGGCGCAAGCTAATCGCACATACGCTAGCCCGCAAGGGTGAGCTGTCCCTTGAGGTTTATACCGCGAATGAGCAGGCTGTCCGATTCTACAGGGCGCTTGGATTCAACGAGGTATCCCGGCGTGATGTTGACGACTTCGGCTTCCCCTTCCCGAACGCGACCCTGCGTCTTAGAGGGTAA